CTTCAGCGTCTCGGACCGCGACTCGGAGGAGAACGGACAGGTGCAGTGCGAGCTGCTGCAGGGCGACGCGCCCTTCCGCCTCAAGAGCTCCTTCAAGAACTACTACACCATCGTCACCGAGGGTCCCCTGGACCGCGAGCAGCCGGGCGGCGACGCCTACACCCTCACCGTGGTGGCCCGGGACCGCGGCGAACCGCCGCTGAGCACCAGCAAGTCCATCCAGGTGCGGGTGAGCGACGTGAACGACAACGCACCGCGCTTCAGCCAGCCCGTCTACCAGGTCTACGTGAGCGAGAACAACGTGCCCGGAGCCTACATCTACGCCGTCAGCGCCACCGACCGGGACCAGGGCGCCAACGCCCAGCTCGCCTACTCCATCCTGGAGAGCCAGATCCAGGGCATGTCCGTCTTCACCTACGTCTCCATCAACTCCGAGAACGGTTTCCTCTACGCTCTCCGTTCTTTCGACTACGAGCAGCTCAAGGAGTTCAGCTTCCAGGTGGAGGCCCGCGACGCCGGCGAGGAGCCACAGCCGCTGGCCGGCAACGCCACCGTCAACATCATCGTGGTGGACCAGAACGACAACGCCCCCGCCATCGTCAGTCCCCTGCCCGGCCGCAACGGCACCCCGGCGCGGGAGGCGCTGCCCCGCGGCGCCGAGCCGGGCTACCTGGTGAGCCGGGTGGCGGCGGTGGACGCCGACGACGGGGAGAATGCGCGCCTCACCTACAGCATCGTGCGGGGCAACGAGGCCAGCCTCTTTCGCATGGACTGGCGCACCGGGGAGCTGCGGACGGCGCGCAGGGTGCCGGCCAAGCGCGATCCCCAGCGCCCCTACGAGCTGGTCATCGAGGTGCGCGACCACGGGCAGCCGCCGCTGTCCTCCACCGCAGCCATCCAGGTGGTGCTAGTGGACGGCGCGGGCGAGCGGCCCGGCGGTGGGGGCGGCCTGGGCGCGGGGGCGGGTGTGGGGGGCGGCGGGGGCAGTGGCGGCTCCGGCGAGCACCGTCCCAGCCGCTCCGGAGGGGACACCTCACTTGACCTCACTCTCATCCTTATCATCGCCCTGGGCTCCGTCTCCTTCATCTTCCTGCTGGCCATGATCGTCCTGGCCGTGCGCtgccagaaggagaagaagctcAACATCTACACCTGCCTGGCCAGTGACTGctgcttgggctgctgctgctgctgcccctgctgcagtcGCCAGGCGCGGGCCCGCAAGAAGAAGCTCAGCAAGTCGGACATCATGCTGGTGCAGAGCTCCAACGTGCCCAGCAACCCGGCGCAGGTGCCGGTGGAGGAGTCGGGCAGCTTCGGCTCTCACCACCACAACCAGAACTACTGCTACCAGGTCTGCCTCACCCCAGAGTCTGCCAAGACCGACCTGATGTTCCTCAAGCCCTGCAGTCCCTCCCGCAGCACCGACGCCGAACACAACCCCTGCGGGGCCATCGTCACCGGCTACGCCGACCAGCAGCCCGACATCATCTCCAACGGCAGCATTTTGTCCAGCGAGGTAAGGCCCGGGCGCCCGCCAGCCCCCATCGGCCCCTCCCGCCTCCAGGTACGCGCTAGGAACCCCTTGGGGATCCTTGGGGACCGCTGCGGATCGGCCGCGTCCCGCCGCTGCACTGCGGCCGTTCCACAGACCCGCATCGCTTTTCCGAAGCTCCCCCCCTCCATTTCCAGCGTGGAGAGCACTTTGCTTCCTACTCTGACCCTCTCTCCCGTTTAATTCCTCCGCCTCTTTCCTCGTTGGCCTCTAATATTCAGGAGAGTTCAGCGGCAAGCAAAGGAGAGGTGAGTGCGGGACAGTCCTCCCCCGCCCGCCTTCCAAATCTCTCCGCTGGGCTCAGCAACCTCTGTAGCCAAGCCTGTAAAAAAAGTCTTGTCCCCAGCGCCTATGGACGAAGCTGGCCTTGGCCGGGGAGCGGCGAGCCACAGAGCCTCTCCCGAGCTGCCAGAGGATCGCTTGAGGGTTGGGGCAGTGGCAAGGGGATGCGACTTTTCATACGGTAGCAGGAGCTGACAATGAAATTGATGTGAGGAGTAATCACAGGGCTTTCCTAAGCAACATTTAAAAACtgtgcctttttaatttttttccttcctgaaatcTCTGCATGTGCAAGCAAGGCTTTGGGGGAACCCCCCTCTGGGACTGTGACAATCTCTACAGTTAGCAGGACCTTTAATTAATTTGTGAATTAGGGTTTATTAATTGAATTTTCTTTACTCTATCTGAACAGCTTTTTATAACCCAAAGCTGAGTTCACAAAGGAAAGCATTAAGAGCTTCCATGAAATTATATGCAGACATTTAATGTCCCCTCCTGTTAAACATGTTGCCTATATTGTGTTATCTAGTGTGTAGAGAATCTTTATCAAAGCATATGCCATGTCATAACACCCCTCTGTTAATCACTTTCTACTGGGTTAGCTCATACATGTTTCTCAGTCCCTCCCTGCCTATGAACTAATGAAAACAACACATTCTTCCTTAAACTTGAATACTGAAACCTTATACTGCCCAGTCTGGCAAAGGTGGTTCAAATGACATTTTCTAAAGCATTAAGCTTTGCAGTAAAATGTCCCAAGATTAGCTTTTCTTCAAAACACCTGTAAAACTCTTGTCTTCTGTTGCCTTTTTAAAGACTCAAGGGTTTCTCAATGTATTTTCTTCCTTAGGGTGCAGTAACTGTACTGTTTTCCCCTATTTTTATACACTGGGATTAAAACCAGACTGAAGACTAAATCACAATAagtgtgttttgattttttctCAGACTAAGTAGTACATAACTCTAGAAATAGTTCTGTTGATTTCTGTGTGAGTCCTTGTGAGGCTTGACAGTGTGTTCTGTGAGGAAGTGTGTCAGAATCTCATCCCAAAAAACTCAGGAAAAAATCCCCCATGCCTTCCTTTCCATCTGTGAAAGTAAGAGctgagttttttttccccttatatACTAGAAACAGATTGTGTAGGCCTACTTGCAGCTAAACATGACCATTTATAGTGAATATGGTGAGATGCTCTGATATATTTTCTGATGCTGCTTACAGAAACATTGAGAGTTGAAACATTTcccaatgttttcttttttcctagaCAAAACATCAGCGTGCTGAACTCAGTTACCTAGTTGACAGACCCCGGCGAGTAAACAGGTATGAGATGAGGCCTCACTTTCCCACTGCATGCTTTGGCAAGTCTGAATGAGGTGCAGAAATGCGTTTAATGCACATGTAAAATCCTAGTAAAGCAGTAGGAATTTGAATGTATGTAGATGTATTAAATAAAATGCTGTTGACTGAGATTGAATTATGGCTTCTCTGAACTGGTTTCAAAACTAactgaaagaacaaaaatcTCATTTTGTGTTGGTCTAAAACGTGctttaaatacttaaaaatgCTTCTGTAGGGTCTTCCAGAAAATGGTGGGCTCTCTGAGTTAAAATTGAGCTATCCAGCTCAAGTCAATGCTACCAAATTATATATACCAATTACATGAAAACCAGGCAGAGACAGTAAATGCTTACTGTCCGTTTCAGCTAGACTGCCAAGGTCTGAAAAGGCCAGTTTTGTTTATGGtggacagagcagctctgcagaagcagtgcagcaggcaggagtggGTGAATGCAGCACCGTGTTTGGCCATGTGATGGCAGAAGAATGTTTTACGAGTTCCTCTTTCATGTTTATTCTAATGTAAAGATGTTTCTGTGTCTAGTTCTGCATTCCAGGAAGCAGACATAGTAAGCTCTAAGGACAGTGGTCATGGAGACAGTGAGCAAGGAGACAGTGATCATGATGCCACTAATCGAGGTCAATCCTCTGGTAAGTCTGATAAGAGAATGGAAAT
The nucleotide sequence above comes from Indicator indicator isolate 239-I01 chromosome 25, UM_Iind_1.1, whole genome shotgun sequence. Encoded proteins:
- the PCDH10 gene encoding protocadherin-10 produces the protein MIVLFLFALLWMVEGALCQLHYTVQEEQEHGTFVGNIAEDLGLDITKLSARRFQTAPNSRSPYLELNLETGVLYVNEKIDREQICKQNPSCLLHLEVFLENPLELFRVEIEVLDINDNPPSFPEPDLTVEISESATPGTRFPLESAFDPDVGTNSLRTYEITPNSYFSLDVQTQGDGNRFAELVLDKPLDREQQAVHRYVLTAVDGGQPQQRTGTALLTIRVLDSNDNVPAFEQPVYTVSLPENSPPGTLVLQLNATDPDEGQNGEVIYSFSSHISARARELFGIAPRTGRLEVNGELDYEESSVYQVYVQAKDLGPNAVPAHCKVLVRVLDANDNAPEISFSTVKEAVSEAAAPGTVVALFSVSDRDSEENGQVQCELLQGDAPFRLKSSFKNYYTIVTEGPLDREQPGGDAYTLTVVARDRGEPPLSTSKSIQVRVSDVNDNAPRFSQPVYQVYVSENNVPGAYIYAVSATDRDQGANAQLAYSILESQIQGMSVFTYVSINSENGFLYALRSFDYEQLKEFSFQVEARDAGEEPQPLAGNATVNIIVVDQNDNAPAIVSPLPGRNGTPAREALPRGAEPGYLVSRVAAVDADDGENARLTYSIVRGNEASLFRMDWRTGELRTARRVPAKRDPQRPYELVIEVRDHGQPPLSSTAAIQVVLVDGAGERPGGGGGLGAGAGVGGGGGSGGSGEHRPSRSGGDTSLDLTLILIIALGSVSFIFLLAMIVLAVRCQKEKKLNIYTCLASDCCLGCCCCCPCCSRQARARKKKLSKSDIMLVQSSNVPSNPAQVPVEESGSFGSHHHNQNYCYQVCLTPESAKTDLMFLKPCSPSRSTDAEHNPCGAIVTGYADQQPDIISNGSILSSETKHQRAELSYLVDRPRRVNSSAFQEADIVSSKDSGHGDSEQGDSDHDATNRGQSSGMDLFSNCTEECKALGHSDRCWMPSFVPADGRQAADYRSNLHVPGMDSVPDTEVFETPEAQPGAERSFSTFGKEKALHNTLERKELDGLLSNTRAPYKPPYLSKYGSKTSVSMFPRQE